One Gemmatimonadaceae bacterium DNA segment encodes these proteins:
- a CDS encoding cobalamin B12-binding domain-containing protein: MTRPIRVLVAKPGLDGHDRGAKVVAAALRDAGMEVIYTGLHQTPEMIATAAVQEDVDVVGLSILSGAHMTLFPRVLALLREQGRDDILLTGGGIIPKEDMEALRAQGVGQLFGPGTSTADLVDFIRTWFADRESQPT; encoded by the coding sequence ATGACTCGACCCATTCGCGTGCTGGTGGCGAAACCGGGGCTCGACGGCCACGACCGTGGTGCCAAGGTCGTCGCCGCCGCCCTCCGTGACGCCGGCATGGAAGTGATCTATACAGGGCTCCACCAGACGCCCGAGATGATTGCCACAGCCGCCGTCCAGGAGGACGTGGACGTCGTCGGCCTCTCGATCCTGTCCGGGGCGCACATGACGCTCTTCCCGCGGGTGCTGGCCCTGCTGCGGGAGCAGGGGCGCGACGACATCCTCCTCACCGGCGGCGGCATCATCCCGAAGGAGGACATGGAGGCGCTCCGCGCGCAGGGGGTCGGCCAGCTCTTCGGCCCCGGCACCAGCACCGCCGACCTGGTGGACTTCATCCGCACCTGGTTCGCGGACAGGGAGTCGCAGCCGACGTGA
- a CDS encoding class I SAM-dependent methyltransferase, with amino-acid sequence MTRLQELLELPDGARILDCPCGQGRHAHLLAEAGYDVTGLDYSLPLLRLARARGTGRRLRYKRGDMRALPAEWTGRFDAVLNLFTSFGFFDDAQDDARVIGEFARVLAPGGRLVWYGGSRDGVVARWVGRDSWKTADGTTVSHDRAFDPLSGEITIQTTWHGPSGSGQRMHRIRLYTATRLVELCAAAGLAVEAVYDGLEDRPLRRTSAEMLLVARKLVRPRQRARRAAR; translated from the coding sequence GTGACGCGGCTGCAGGAACTGCTCGAACTGCCTGACGGGGCGCGCATCCTCGACTGTCCCTGCGGCCAGGGACGGCACGCCCACCTGCTGGCCGAGGCGGGCTACGACGTGACGGGGCTCGACTACTCCCTGCCGCTCCTGCGGCTGGCCCGGGCGCGCGGCACCGGCCGGCGTCTCCGCTACAAGCGCGGCGACATGCGCGCCCTCCCCGCCGAGTGGACCGGGCGCTTCGACGCCGTGCTGAACCTGTTCACCTCCTTCGGGTTCTTCGACGACGCGCAGGACGATGCGCGGGTCATCGGCGAGTTCGCCCGGGTGTTGGCCCCGGGCGGGCGCCTGGTGTGGTACGGCGGGAGCCGCGACGGCGTCGTGGCGCGCTGGGTGGGCCGCGACAGCTGGAAGACGGCCGATGGCACCACGGTGAGCCACGATCGCGCGTTCGATCCGCTCAGCGGGGAGATCACCATCCAGACCACCTGGCACGGACCGTCCGGCAGCGGCCAGCGGATGCACCGGATCCGGCTCTACACGGCCACCCGGCTGGTCGAGCTCTGTGCCGCCGCCGGACTGGCGGTCGAGGCGGTGTACGATGGCCTCGAGGACCGGCCGCTCCGGCGCACCTCGGCCGAGATGCTGCTGGTCGCGCGGAAGCTGGTCCGGCCCCGCCAGCGGGCCCGCCGGGCGGCACGCTAG
- a CDS encoding methylmalonyl-CoA mutase encodes MTSIPDLSGTDRDQQDELARLRAEVAAWRARFEAGSKRDTAYVNSASEVDALYTPLDGPDPETALEVPGAWPYTRGIHPTGYRGKLWTMRQFAGFGSARDTNARFKFLLSQGQTGLSVAFDFPTLMGYDADHPRSEGEVGKTGVSISSLADMETLFDGIPLDQVSTSMTINGPALIIYCFYVAAAEKQGVPASKIRGTVQNDILKEYMAQHAWCFPIEPALRLIVDGFEWSATHAPLFNTISISGYHIREAGATAAQELAFTLADGFTYVERGIARGLDVDTFAPRLSFFFDIHNDFFEEIAKLRAARRIWARVLREKYGARDPKSWMLRFHSQTAGVTLTAQQPMNNVARVAYQALAAVLGGTQSLHTNSMDETLALPTEAAVQVALRTQQILAHETGVPNVMDPLGGSYYVEALTDRLEREAESLFAQIDEQGGVVKGLEEGWFQRKIAEAASRHQWEIEQRRRLVVGVNAFANDDEEITIPLLKVGMDAEREQRARMAAMRAGRDNDAVARHLEALRAGARGSANLVPLILDCARSYGTLYEIRAALEDVFGAYREPVFF; translated from the coding sequence ATGACTTCGATTCCCGATCTCTCCGGCACGGATCGCGACCAGCAGGACGAGCTCGCGCGCCTCCGCGCCGAGGTGGCCGCCTGGCGTGCCCGCTTCGAGGCCGGCAGCAAGCGCGACACGGCGTACGTCAACTCGGCCAGTGAGGTCGACGCGCTGTACACGCCACTCGACGGCCCCGATCCCGAGACGGCGCTCGAGGTGCCGGGGGCGTGGCCGTACACCCGGGGCATCCATCCCACCGGGTACCGCGGGAAGCTCTGGACCATGCGGCAGTTCGCCGGCTTCGGGTCGGCACGCGACACCAACGCGCGCTTCAAGTTCCTGCTGTCGCAGGGGCAGACCGGCCTCTCGGTGGCGTTCGACTTCCCGACGCTGATGGGCTACGACGCGGACCATCCGCGTTCCGAGGGCGAGGTCGGCAAGACCGGCGTCTCGATCTCGTCGCTGGCCGACATGGAGACACTGTTCGACGGGATCCCGCTCGACCAGGTCTCGACGTCGATGACGATCAACGGGCCTGCCTTGATCATCTACTGCTTCTATGTCGCGGCGGCCGAGAAGCAGGGCGTGCCGGCCTCGAAGATCCGCGGCACCGTGCAGAACGACATCCTCAAGGAGTACATGGCGCAGCACGCCTGGTGCTTCCCGATCGAGCCGGCGCTGCGCCTGATCGTCGACGGCTTCGAGTGGAGCGCCACGCACGCCCCGCTGTTCAACACGATCTCGATCTCGGGCTACCACATCCGCGAGGCGGGGGCGACGGCGGCACAGGAGCTGGCCTTCACACTCGCCGACGGCTTCACCTACGTCGAGCGCGGCATCGCGCGCGGCCTGGACGTCGACACGTTCGCCCCCCGCCTCTCGTTCTTCTTCGACATCCACAACGACTTCTTCGAGGAGATCGCGAAGCTGCGGGCGGCACGCCGCATCTGGGCCCGCGTGCTGCGTGAGAAATACGGGGCCCGTGACCCGAAGTCGTGGATGTTGCGCTTCCACTCGCAGACGGCCGGCGTCACGCTCACCGCGCAGCAGCCGATGAACAACGTGGCACGCGTGGCCTACCAGGCACTGGCGGCCGTGCTCGGCGGCACGCAGTCGCTGCACACCAACTCGATGGACGAGACGCTCGCGCTGCCGACGGAAGCGGCGGTGCAGGTGGCCCTCCGCACGCAGCAGATCCTCGCCCACGAGACCGGCGTGCCGAATGTCATGGACCCGCTCGGCGGCTCGTACTACGTCGAGGCACTCACCGACCGGCTGGAACGGGAGGCCGAGTCGCTGTTCGCACAGATCGACGAGCAGGGCGGGGTGGTGAAGGGCCTGGAGGAAGGGTGGTTCCAGCGGAAGATCGCCGAGGCCGCGTCGCGCCATCAGTGGGAGATCGAGCAGCGGCGGCGCCTCGTGGTGGGCGTGAATGCGTTCGCCAACGACGACGAGGAGATCACCATCCCGCTGCTGAAGGTCGGCATGGATGCGGAGCGCGAGCAGCGCGCCCGGATGGCGGCGATGCGTGCCGGCCGTGACAACGACGCCGTCGCCCGGCACCTCGAGGCGCTCCGCGCGGGGGCGCGCGGCAGCGCCAACCTGGTGCCGCTCATCCTCGACTGCGCCCGCAGCTACGGCACGCTCTACGAGATCCGCGCGGCGCTGGAGGATGTCTTCGGCGCCTATCGCGAGCCGGTGTTCTTCTGA
- the meaB gene encoding methylmalonyl Co-A mutase-associated GTPase MeaB — protein MTEPVAQSLTPPPAIASLLARFDAGQRAALARAISIVENHRDGFDALLAALHPRLGRARRIGITGPPGAGKSTITTALVEAMRTEGLTVAVVAVDPTSPFTGGALLGDRIRMERVALDPGVYIRSMATRGSLGGLAAATRETCDVLDGFGFDRILIETVGVGQSELDVARTADTSVVVLVPESGDSIQTLKAGVMEIADLFVVNKSDRPGADRLRGDIELMLGMRMGDVMRGVPSHHGVDLRALGAEAREEARKALSPGRAAREASADPHGTGNWVPAVVNTVAADGRGIPELAAAITRHFDYLAASGGLAARRRSRMRERIVEVAEDRLRRRLWSDAGTQAFIDAAIPALERGESTPFAIADALLARSATLMAGLQT, from the coding sequence ATGACCGAGCCCGTCGCGCAGTCCCTCACCCCGCCTCCCGCCATCGCGTCGCTGCTGGCGCGGTTCGATGCCGGGCAGCGCGCGGCCCTCGCCCGCGCCATCTCCATCGTCGAGAACCATCGCGACGGGTTCGATGCGCTGCTGGCGGCGCTGCACCCGCGGCTCGGGCGTGCGCGCCGCATCGGCATCACCGGCCCGCCTGGCGCCGGCAAGAGCACCATCACCACGGCACTCGTCGAGGCGATGCGCACGGAGGGACTGACGGTGGCGGTGGTCGCGGTGGACCCGACGTCGCCGTTCACCGGCGGCGCGCTGCTCGGCGACCGCATCCGCATGGAGCGGGTCGCCCTCGACCCGGGGGTCTACATCCGCTCGATGGCCACCCGCGGCTCGCTGGGCGGGCTGGCGGCCGCCACCCGCGAAACCTGCGACGTGCTCGACGGATTCGGCTTCGATCGCATCCTGATCGAGACGGTCGGCGTGGGCCAGAGTGAGCTCGATGTGGCGCGCACCGCCGACACCAGCGTCGTCGTGCTCGTCCCGGAAAGCGGGGACAGCATCCAGACGCTCAAGGCGGGGGTGATGGAGATCGCCGACCTCTTCGTGGTGAACAAGAGCGACCGCCCCGGGGCCGACCGGCTGCGCGGCGACATCGAACTGATGCTCGGCATGCGGATGGGCGACGTGATGCGCGGCGTGCCATCGCACCACGGCGTGGACCTGCGCGCCCTGGGAGCCGAGGCGCGTGAGGAGGCCCGCAAGGCGCTCTCGCCCGGACGGGCCGCGCGCGAGGCCAGCGCCGATCCGCATGGCACCGGGAACTGGGTGCCCGCGGTGGTGAACACCGTCGCCGCCGACGGCCGCGGCATCCCGGAACTGGCCGCGGCCATCACCCGGCACTTCGACTACCTTGCGGCGTCCGGAGGGCTGGCGGCGCGCCGGCGCAGCCGGATGCGCGAGCGCATCGTCGAGGTGGCCGAGGACCGGCTGCGCCGGCGGCTCTGGTCCGATGCCGGCACGCAGGCGTTCATCGACGCCGCGATCCCGGCGCTGGAGCGTGGTGAGTCCACGCCCTTCGCGATCGCTGATGCGCTCCTGGCGCGCAGTGCAACCCTGATGGCGGGGCTCCAGACATGA
- a CDS encoding DUF21 domain-containing protein, which yields MIGPLLLVILIVAGVASMTLASHAVRAVSRIWLRHWVEQRLRGAALAEAYLEQPQRLQLAAGAGAATIVLAGGAMLAITLQARPTALAAWLVVTAVGVLVAGLAIPRAIGQRWAVPLSPFLLPLLQVVEVLLGVFLLPARALERLLRPELAGTPAEVEREALEVLLREGEREGVSLPGEREIITGLVEFGDKTLRDVLTPRDQVFALEVGLSHADQARQIAQSGYSRVPVYAGSLDRVVGMVHVRDVLTSEGEEALPLRPVGTASIDRKCSDQLFAMLQNRQHLAIVREGDGPVLGLVTLEDLLEEVVGDIDDEHDEHHPHAPLP from the coding sequence ATGATCGGCCCGCTCCTGCTCGTGATCCTGATCGTCGCCGGCGTGGCGTCGATGACACTCGCCTCACACGCCGTGCGGGCGGTGAGCCGCATCTGGCTGCGCCACTGGGTGGAACAGCGGCTGCGTGGTGCCGCGCTGGCGGAGGCGTATCTCGAGCAGCCGCAACGCCTCCAGCTCGCCGCCGGCGCCGGCGCCGCCACGATCGTCCTCGCGGGCGGGGCCATGCTCGCCATCACGCTGCAGGCACGGCCGACGGCGCTGGCGGCCTGGCTGGTGGTGACGGCGGTCGGCGTGCTGGTCGCCGGCCTCGCGATCCCCCGTGCGATCGGGCAGCGCTGGGCCGTGCCGCTGTCACCGTTCCTCCTGCCGCTGCTGCAGGTGGTGGAAGTGCTGCTCGGCGTGTTCCTCCTGCCGGCCCGCGCGCTCGAGCGACTGCTGCGACCGGAGCTCGCCGGCACGCCCGCCGAGGTGGAGCGCGAGGCGCTCGAGGTGCTGCTCCGCGAGGGCGAGCGTGAGGGCGTGAGCCTGCCGGGGGAGCGGGAGATCATCACCGGGCTGGTGGAGTTCGGCGACAAGACGCTGCGCGACGTGCTCACGCCCCGCGACCAGGTCTTCGCGCTCGAGGTCGGGCTCTCGCATGCCGACCAGGCGCGCCAGATCGCGCAGTCGGGGTACAGTCGCGTGCCGGTCTATGCCGGCTCGCTCGACCGCGTGGTCGGGATGGTGCACGTGCGCGACGTCCTCACCAGTGAAGGCGAGGAGGCGCTGCCGCTGCGGCCCGTCGGCACCGCCTCGATCGACCGCAAGTGCAGCGACCAGCTGTTCGCGATGCTCCAGAACCGCCAGCACCTGGCCATCGTGCGCGAGGGCGACGGGCCTGTGCTCGGGCTGGTCACGCTGGAGGACCTGCTCGAGGAGGTCGTCGGTGACATCGACGACGAGCACGACGAGCACCACCCACACGCGCCGCTGCCATGA
- a CDS encoding HlyC/CorC family transporter: MLPWLLFASLMLAAGACVAADGLVSSLTAGPADDVRRAWLVRDRDRVHRALSGTRLLCFLGAGAAAPTLWGEDGPELLATLVLLLVAVGAAETFSRTVGATRAATPSNWLSGWAAFITLLATPIVLLMEKTEHGLAASFPVAKADADADDVATEQFLDVVAAEADVTGKEKTLLEGAFSLGETQVQEIMTPRVELVALDRDTPWSEVVDRFRASAHSRLPVYKEQIDDVIGVLYVKDLLADILDDAEPEGGWIRRMRPGFYIPPTKPIDALLREFRAQRTHMAIVMDEYGGTAGVVTIEDILEEVVGEIDDEHDAEAERQFDSRDGREFWVHGRVTLDELSETLGVDIESEEVGTVGGLVMERLGRVPRPGERLEIAGFRVVVEQVRRRQVLRVYFERLDPVAEPADEGDEA, from the coding sequence ATGCTGCCCTGGCTCCTCTTCGCATCGCTCATGCTCGCCGCCGGCGCATGCGTCGCCGCGGACGGGCTCGTCTCGAGCCTCACGGCCGGACCCGCCGACGACGTCCGGCGTGCCTGGCTCGTGCGCGATCGCGATCGTGTCCACCGCGCGCTCAGTGGCACGCGACTGCTCTGCTTCCTCGGCGCCGGTGCCGCCGCCCCGACCCTGTGGGGCGAGGACGGCCCGGAACTGCTCGCCACGCTCGTGCTGCTGCTGGTGGCCGTGGGCGCCGCCGAGACGTTCTCGCGCACGGTCGGCGCAACGCGGGCCGCCACGCCCAGCAACTGGCTGTCGGGCTGGGCGGCCTTCATCACGCTGCTCGCGACCCCGATCGTGCTGCTGATGGAGAAGACCGAGCACGGCCTCGCCGCGAGCTTCCCGGTGGCAAAGGCCGATGCCGATGCCGATGATGTCGCAACCGAGCAGTTCCTCGACGTGGTCGCCGCCGAGGCGGATGTCACCGGCAAGGAGAAGACCCTCCTCGAAGGGGCCTTCTCCCTCGGCGAGACGCAGGTGCAGGAGATCATGACGCCGCGCGTCGAGCTGGTGGCGCTGGACCGCGACACGCCATGGTCCGAGGTGGTCGACCGCTTCCGCGCGTCGGCGCACTCGCGCCTGCCGGTGTACAAGGAGCAGATCGACGACGTGATCGGCGTGCTGTACGTGAAGGACCTGCTCGCCGACATCCTCGACGACGCCGAGCCGGAGGGGGGCTGGATCCGTCGCATGCGGCCCGGCTTCTACATCCCGCCGACGAAGCCGATCGACGCACTGCTGCGCGAATTCCGCGCTCAGCGCACCCACATGGCGATCGTGATGGATGAATACGGCGGCACCGCCGGCGTCGTGACCATCGAGGACATCCTCGAGGAGGTCGTCGGCGAGATCGACGACGAGCACGATGCCGAGGCGGAGCGGCAGTTCGACAGCCGCGACGGGCGCGAGTTCTGGGTGCACGGCCGCGTGACGCTCGACGAGCTCTCGGAGACGCTCGGGGTGGACATCGAGAGCGAGGAAGTCGGCACGGTGGGCGGCCTGGTGATGGAGCGGCTGGGTCGCGTGCCGCGTCCCGGGGAGCGCCTCGAGATCGCGGGGTTCCGCGTGGTGGTCGAGCAGGTGCGGCGGCGCCAGGTGCTGCGCGTGTACTTCGAGCGGCTGGACCCGGTGGCGGAGCCCGCCGACGAGGGGGATGAGGCATGA
- the ybeY gene encoding rRNA maturation RNase YbeY, with protein MAVQVEMSAPGMRAPLSAARVTALVHLTLRAEQVPDAVISVTFLTSRAMARMHREQLGHPGATDIITFELTRPSADAPVTADVYICPDVARANAKAWKVPVREELARLVIHGALHALGNEHPEGDGRLTSPMWRAQEKYLRAAIRRGLV; from the coding sequence ATGGCCGTCCAGGTCGAGATGAGCGCGCCCGGCATGCGTGCGCCCCTCAGTGCGGCGCGCGTGACGGCGCTGGTGCACCTCACGCTGCGGGCCGAGCAGGTTCCCGATGCCGTGATCAGCGTGACGTTCCTGACGTCGCGCGCCATGGCGCGCATGCACCGGGAGCAGCTCGGGCATCCCGGGGCCACCGACATCATCACCTTCGAGCTCACGCGCCCCTCCGCCGACGCGCCGGTGACCGCCGACGTGTACATCTGTCCCGATGTCGCGCGCGCGAACGCGAAGGCGTGGAAGGTCCCGGTGCGCGAGGAGCTCGCCCGCCTGGTGATCCATGGTGCCCTGCACGCGCTGGGTAACGAGCATCCGGAGGGTGACGGCCGACTCACGTCGCCGATGTGGCGCGCGCAGGAGAAGTACCTGCGCGCCGCCATCCGTCGCGGCCTCGTCTGA
- a CDS encoding PhoH family protein: MTGTTLVTQKVSTEGADLLTLAGVNDSNLVELGRIHGVRVGMRGEAITLAGEPTAVDRAMHTAQRMVEAARQRASFTADDVLRMSEDAGSDAGPIDPSRLALPGIKRVVQAKTPGQAEYLQKIAEHDIVVGIGPAGTGKTYLAVAAAVDALMRKRVRKIVLARPAVEAGESLGFLPGDMQAKVDPYLRPLYDALDEMMPPERVIKALETRVIEIAPLAFMRGRTLGDAFVILDEAQNATNAQMKMFLTRLGVNSKIVITGDKTQIDLPTREQSGLMQVERILPGVEGIAFHYFSEADVVRHRLVRDIIRAYAHDSGN, encoded by the coding sequence GTGACGGGAACCACCCTGGTGACGCAGAAGGTGTCGACGGAAGGCGCCGACCTGCTCACGCTGGCGGGCGTGAACGACTCGAACCTCGTCGAGCTGGGTCGGATCCACGGGGTGCGCGTCGGCATGCGGGGCGAGGCGATCACGCTCGCGGGTGAGCCGACCGCGGTGGACCGCGCCATGCACACGGCGCAGCGCATGGTGGAGGCGGCCCGGCAGCGGGCCTCGTTCACCGCCGACGACGTGCTGCGCATGTCGGAGGACGCGGGCAGCGACGCCGGGCCGATCGACCCGTCGCGGCTGGCGCTGCCCGGCATCAAGCGCGTCGTGCAGGCCAAGACCCCCGGCCAGGCGGAGTACCTCCAGAAGATCGCCGAGCACGACATCGTGGTCGGCATCGGGCCGGCCGGCACCGGCAAGACGTACCTGGCCGTGGCGGCTGCCGTGGATGCCCTCATGCGCAAGCGCGTGCGCAAGATCGTGCTCGCCCGGCCGGCGGTGGAGGCCGGGGAGTCCCTGGGCTTCCTGCCGGGTGACATGCAGGCCAAGGTCGACCCGTACCTGCGCCCGCTTTACGATGCGCTCGACGAGATGATGCCCCCCGAGCGCGTGATCAAGGCGCTCGAGACCCGCGTGATCGAGATCGCCCCGCTGGCGTTCATGCGCGGCCGCACGCTCGGTGACGCATTCGTGATCCTCGACGAGGCCCAGAACGCCACCAACGCGCAGATGAAGATGTTCCTCACGCGCCTCGGCGTGAACTCGAAGATCGTCATCACCGGCGACAAGACCCAGATCGACCTGCCGACGCGCGAGCAGTCCGGGTTGATGCAGGTCGAGCGCATCCTGCCCGGCGTCGAGGGCATCGCGTTCCACTACTTCAGCGAGGCCGACGTCGTCCGGCACCGGCTCGTGCGCGACATCATCCGGGCCTATGCACATGACAGCGGCAACTGA
- the aspS gene encoding aspartate--tRNA ligase: protein MTVPSLFATARRTHLCGELRAGHAGETVRLGGWVHRNRSLGSIVFLDLRDRAGLLQATCDPRFSPPEVIALAGRLGAETVVEVEGVVAARPVEMVNRDLETGTIELQVTALRVVGPAATPAIPVARGKDEKLAAEELRLKHRILDLRRPELQANLILRHRLLQVARHALASHGFLEIETPILTKTTPEGARDYLVPSRVHPGEFYALPQSPQIYKQLLMVAGFDRYFQIARCFRDEDLRADRQPEFTQIDIECAFVTQEDVQATIERVLVALWAEAGHAVATPFPRLSWHEAMERFGIDKPDMRFGLELEDWTAQVQGDAAAFVQDGLATGGTLRGIRVPGGAALSRKEVDALAAIAKANGLGGLLWAKRTDAGWEGQGTKAFGTATLEAIGGTVGDLLVAGVGANAAVLPALGQVRLELTRRPGQAPTTAHAFCWIVDFPLFELDAATGEHTPSHHPFTAPHPDDTGKLESAPWECRAMHYDAVYNGNELGSGSIRITDPVVQETIFRLLKVPKDEIQRRFGFLLDGLGAGAPPHGGFALGFDRIAMLLAGSTSLRDVIAFPKTTAARALFEGAPSPVSERDLSALNIAVQIKEPS, encoded by the coding sequence GTGACCGTTCCCTCGCTCTTCGCCACTGCCCGTCGCACCCATCTCTGCGGCGAACTGCGTGCCGGTCACGCCGGTGAGACCGTCCGGCTTGGCGGCTGGGTGCATCGCAACCGTTCCCTCGGCTCGATCGTGTTCCTGGACCTGCGCGACCGCGCGGGGCTGCTCCAGGCCACCTGTGACCCGCGCTTCTCCCCCCCGGAGGTGATCGCCCTCGCGGGCCGCCTCGGCGCGGAGACGGTGGTGGAGGTCGAGGGGGTGGTGGCGGCACGCCCGGTGGAGATGGTGAACCGCGACCTCGAGACGGGCACCATCGAGCTGCAGGTCACGGCGCTGCGGGTGGTCGGCCCGGCGGCGACGCCGGCGATCCCCGTGGCACGCGGCAAGGACGAGAAGCTCGCGGCCGAGGAACTGCGGCTCAAGCACCGCATCCTCGACCTGCGCCGCCCGGAACTGCAGGCGAACCTGATCCTGCGGCACCGGCTGCTGCAGGTGGCGCGGCACGCCCTCGCCTCGCACGGCTTCCTCGAGATCGAGACGCCGATCCTCACCAAGACCACGCCCGAGGGCGCCCGCGACTACCTCGTGCCGAGCCGCGTGCACCCGGGCGAGTTCTACGCGCTGCCGCAGTCGCCGCAGATCTACAAGCAGCTGCTGATGGTGGCGGGCTTCGATCGGTACTTCCAGATCGCGCGCTGCTTCCGCGACGAGGACCTGCGCGCCGACCGCCAGCCGGAGTTCACGCAGATCGACATCGAGTGCGCGTTCGTGACACAGGAGGACGTGCAGGCCACCATCGAGCGCGTGCTCGTGGCACTCTGGGCGGAGGCGGGCCACGCGGTGGCGACGCCGTTCCCGCGCCTGTCGTGGCACGAGGCGATGGAGCGTTTCGGCATCGACAAGCCCGACATGCGCTTTGGCCTGGAGCTGGAGGACTGGACGGCGCAGGTGCAGGGTGATGCGGCGGCATTCGTGCAGGATGGCCTCGCCACCGGCGGCACCCTGCGCGGGATCCGGGTGCCCGGTGGTGCTGCGCTGTCGCGGAAGGAGGTCGATGCGCTGGCCGCGATCGCGAAGGCGAACGGGCTTGGCGGCCTGCTCTGGGCGAAGCGCACCGATGCCGGCTGGGAAGGGCAGGGCACGAAGGCGTTCGGCACGGCGACCCTCGAGGCGATCGGCGGCACCGTGGGCGACCTGCTGGTCGCCGGCGTCGGGGCGAACGCCGCGGTGCTCCCCGCGCTGGGCCAGGTGCGCCTCGAGCTCACCCGCCGCCCCGGACAGGCGCCCACCACGGCGCACGCCTTCTGCTGGATCGTGGACTTCCCGCTGTTCGAGCTGGATGCGGCCACAGGCGAGCACACACCATCGCACCACCCCTTCACCGCACCGCACCCTGACGACACCGGCAAGCTCGAGTCCGCCCCGTGGGAATGCCGCGCCATGCACTACGACGCCGTCTACAACGGCAACGAACTCGGCTCCGGCTCCATCCGCATCACCGATCCCGTCGTGCAGGAGACGATCTTCCGCCTGCTCAAGGTGCCGAAGGATGAGATCCAGCGCCGGTTCGGCTTCCTGCTCGACGGCCTCGGCGCCGGCGCGCCGCCCCACGGCGGCTTCGCGCTGGGCTTCGACCGGATCGCGATGCTGCTGGCCGGTTCCACATCGCTGCGCGACGTGATTGCATTCCCCAAGACCACTGCGGCCCGCGCCCTGTTCGAGGGTGCACCGAGTCCGGTCAGTGAGCGCGACCTCAGCGCGCTCAACATCGCCGTGCAGATCAAGGAGCCCTCGTGA
- a CDS encoding VanZ family protein, which translates to MRWLLPLAVVIGIATATSWPRPPAMPHNSDKVVHFTAYAILGAAVAWAAMTGSVRRALLWVVVVSALGALDEWHQQFIPSRRMDARDWMADTAGAVTGLSLVSALMRRRELVA; encoded by the coding sequence ATGCGCTGGCTGCTCCCGCTGGCCGTCGTGATCGGGATCGCGACGGCGACGTCGTGGCCACGTCCACCCGCTATGCCGCACAACAGCGACAAGGTCGTGCACTTCACGGCCTACGCCATCCTCGGCGCCGCCGTCGCGTGGGCGGCGATGACCGGGTCGGTGCGCCGCGCATTGCTCTGGGTGGTCGTCGTCTCCGCGCTCGGTGCGCTCGATGAGTGGCACCAGCAGTTCATTCCCAGTCGTCGCATGGATGCGCGCGACTGGATGGCCGACACCGCGGGCGCGGTGACCGGACTCTCTCTCGTGTCGGCGCTCATGCGGCGCCGGGAGCTCGTTGCGTGA
- a CDS encoding PTS sugar transporter subunit IIA, translating to MLSDLLIPERVKVPLASHTKGDVLRELVQLALPSAGPDALERIVAAVLERERLLSTGIGSAIAIPHGRTGEVDRVVLAAGVAPEPIAFDALDGQPVSLFFLLLGPENAAGAHVRALGRISRMLRNEAVRDDLARAGSAEAFMQRLVGAEVP from the coding sequence GTGCTGTCCGATCTCCTGATACCGGAGCGCGTCAAGGTTCCGCTGGCGAGTCATACGAAGGGCGACGTGCTGCGTGAGCTGGTCCAGCTCGCGCTGCCGTCGGCCGGACCTGACGCGCTCGAACGCATCGTCGCCGCCGTGCTGGAGCGCGAGCGGCTCCTCAGCACAGGCATCGGGAGCGCGATCGCCATTCCGCACGGCCGGACGGGAGAGGTGGATCGGGTGGTGCTCGCCGCCGGCGTCGCACCGGAGCCGATCGCGTTCGATGCACTCGACGGACAGCCGGTCTCGCTCTTCTTCCTGCTCCTCGGCCCCGAGAATGCCGCCGGCGCGCATGTCCGCGCGCTCGGCCGCATTTCGCGCATGCTCCGCAACGAGGCGGTGCGGGATGATCTGGCCCGCGCCGGCAGCGCGGAGGCGTTCATGCAGCGGCTCGTCGGCGCGGAGGTTCCCTGA